Proteins found in one Candidatus Auribacterota bacterium genomic segment:
- a CDS encoding methyltransferase domain-containing protein gives MTPSSRWLCRRLVGAAVLSRCNCVVEFGPGTACLTRKILEELPPEATLFAFEINEEFYELLERDHAHPRLVLINDSAEKVRVYLNKHGFEDADYIFSGLPFTTLPAPVRERILKETLSALRPGGKFIAYQYSLYLLKTLRRIFDKVKVGFEPRNIPPAFCFVCTKNTAEPPRAPK, from the coding sequence GTGACTCCCAGCAGCCGCTGGCTCTGCCGGCGTCTCGTGGGCGCGGCGGTTCTGTCCCGCTGCAACTGCGTGGTTGAATTCGGGCCGGGGACCGCGTGTCTTACGAGAAAGATCCTCGAGGAGCTTCCCCCGGAGGCGACCCTGTTCGCGTTTGAGATAAACGAGGAGTTCTACGAATTGCTGGAGAGGGATCACGCTCACCCGCGCCTTGTGCTCATCAACGACAGCGCGGAAAAAGTCAGGGTGTATCTCAATAAACACGGGTTTGAGGACGCGGATTATATCTTCTCCGGGCTCCCGTTTACCACATTGCCCGCCCCGGTGCGCGAGCGCATTCTCAAGGAAACCCTCAGCGCCCTCAGGCCGGGGGGAAAATTTATCGCGTATCAATACTCTCTCTACCTGCTGAAGACGCTCCGCAGAATTTTCGATAAGGTGAAGGTAGGTTTCGAACCCCGAAATATCCCTCCGGCGTTTTGCTTCGTCTGCACGAAGAACACGGCTGAACCGCCGCGCGCACCTAAGTGA
- the murI gene encoding glutamate racemase → MKQPIGVFDSGLGGLTVARQLRRLLPGENIVYFGDTARVPYGSKSPEAVIRFSMENCRFLISQNVKMIIVACNTSSALALGTLRREHRVRIYDVITPGARKAVSLTRVGKIGVIGTHATVRSGAYEREIRELADAVRVYSRPCPLFVPLAEEGWLDRPATVEIAREYLLPLKKEGIDVLILGCTHYPVLRETIRLVMGDRVSLVDSGRCCAEAVRDEMAPRGRGLAGGRVSYYVSDMPERFKEIGRLFMREEIDEVTVVPAEETGEAPSR, encoded by the coding sequence ATGAAACAACCGATCGGCGTTTTTGATTCAGGGCTGGGAGGCCTCACGGTGGCGAGGCAGCTTCGCAGGCTCCTCCCCGGGGAGAATATCGTCTATTTCGGCGACACCGCGCGGGTGCCCTACGGCAGCAAGTCTCCGGAAGCGGTCATACGTTTTTCGATGGAGAATTGCCGCTTCCTCATCTCTCAGAACGTCAAGATGATCATCGTGGCGTGCAATACCTCCTCAGCGCTCGCGCTCGGCACGCTCAGGCGCGAGCACCGCGTGCGCATCTATGATGTCATCACCCCCGGGGCGCGGAAGGCGGTCTCGCTCACCCGCGTGGGGAAGATAGGGGTCATCGGCACGCATGCCACCGTCAGGAGCGGGGCCTATGAGCGAGAGATACGTGAGCTCGCCGATGCCGTGAGGGTGTACAGCAGACCATGCCCGCTCTTCGTGCCTCTGGCAGAGGAGGGCTGGCTGGACAGGCCGGCAACGGTTGAGATCGCGAGGGAATACCTCCTCCCGCTCAAGAAGGAAGGGATCGACGTGCTCATCCTCGGCTGCACGCACTATCCCGTGCTCCGGGAGACGATACGGCTCGTGATGGGAGACAGGGTGTCGCTCGTTGACTCGGGCAGGTGCTGCGCGGAGGCCGTGCGCGATGAGATGGCCCCGCGGGGCCGAGGCCTGGCGGGTGGACGGGTGAGCTATTATGTGAGCGACATGCCGGAGCGGTTCAAGGAGATCGGTCGGCTCTTCATGAGAGAGGAAATAGATGAGGTGACGGTGGTACCCGCTGAAGAGACAGGCGAGGCGCCCTCGCGCTGA
- a CDS encoding secondary thiamine-phosphate synthase enzyme YjbQ, producing MKYFTEHLWFNTKNKREFINITTRVEECLERSGIREGLCLVNAMHITSSVFINDDEDGLHRDFERWLEKIAPHEPVSHYRHNMTGEDNASAHLKRTIMGREVVVAVSGGKLDFGPWEQILYGEFDGQRRKRVLVKIIGE from the coding sequence ATGAAATATTTCACCGAACACCTATGGTTCAATACAAAAAACAAGAGGGAATTTATCAATATCACCACGCGAGTTGAGGAGTGTCTTGAGAGGAGCGGCATCAGGGAAGGGCTATGCCTTGTGAACGCAATGCACATCACCTCGAGTGTATTCATCAATGATGACGAGGATGGTCTCCACAGAGATTTTGAGAGGTGGCTCGAAAAAATCGCGCCGCACGAGCCTGTGTCCCACTACCGCCACAATATGACCGGGGAAGACAATGCCTCCGCTCACCTGAAGAGGACCATCATGGGTCGTGAGGTCGTGGTGGCGGTGAGCGGAGGGAAACTCGATTTCGGCCCCTGGGAGCAGATTCTCTATGGGGAGTTCGACGGCCAGCGCAGAAAGAGGGTGCTGGTGAAGATCATAGGGGAGTAG
- a CDS encoding MFS transporter, protein MERNKFLNYFIYASFTCIYSLTAFFLPIYLMGLGLSGSRIGLLLMVFTATALLSSFAIGLLEDRFGARGNTACGLLLMAIFYAALAAGRGILVLIPAFILGGLGSNIVRITMNALFLKSHDSDRQGREIGCFNFVYQIFMGCGIIAGSLLLVRIEFTPLFAMSSALVLLLIGFALSLRPSSIHVSPLSHYVRDLAQKRVLLFSTALLLFYLHWGAEIACYSPFLKKNLGLSTSGAGLFMGLPIFFLACFTYYFGLRRDRGESSIRLAVVAILLSGTGLIFFGISRYTIVSFLFRLVHETGDAAFVIFTYVGIAQLFPRERIGGTSGSMYVVMISAQSAGSWLFSWMGGEYGYVLPYVIAGLCSLSAIPLILLARRHYQFGHDGSSSARNNGP, encoded by the coding sequence ATGGAAAGGAACAAATTTCTCAATTATTTCATCTATGCGTCCTTCACCTGCATTTATAGCCTCACCGCATTCTTTCTTCCTATTTATCTCATGGGGCTCGGACTGAGCGGCAGCCGCATCGGGCTGCTCCTCATGGTGTTCACCGCCACCGCCCTCCTGAGCTCTTTCGCGATCGGCCTCCTCGAAGACAGATTCGGCGCGAGGGGGAACACTGCCTGCGGGCTCCTCCTGATGGCGATTTTTTACGCGGCCCTTGCTGCGGGCAGGGGGATTCTTGTACTGATCCCGGCTTTTATCCTCGGCGGCTTGGGGAGCAACATCGTCCGCATCACGATGAACGCGCTCTTCCTCAAGTCTCATGACAGCGACCGGCAGGGGCGTGAGATCGGCTGCTTCAATTTTGTCTATCAAATCTTCATGGGGTGCGGCATCATCGCGGGCAGTCTTCTGCTCGTGCGGATAGAGTTCACACCCCTGTTTGCCATGTCATCAGCCCTCGTGCTTCTCCTCATCGGATTTGCCCTTTCGCTGCGCCCATCATCCATTCACGTCTCCCCGCTCTCTCACTATGTGCGCGATCTCGCGCAGAAGCGCGTGCTCCTCTTCTCCACCGCGCTCCTCCTCTTCTATCTCCACTGGGGGGCAGAGATCGCCTGCTACTCGCCGTTCCTCAAGAAGAATCTCGGCCTCAGCACCTCGGGGGCGGGGCTCTTCATGGGGCTGCCCATCTTCTTCCTCGCCTGCTTCACATATTATTTCGGCCTCAGGCGCGACCGGGGTGAATCGAGCATCCGCCTCGCGGTTGTCGCAATCCTCCTATCCGGCACCGGCCTCATTTTCTTCGGGATCTCACGTTATACGATCGTCTCATTTCTCTTCCGCCTCGTCCACGAAACGGGAGATGCCGCGTTCGTCATCTTCACCTACGTGGGAATCGCTCAACTTTTCCCGCGGGAACGCATCGGGGGGACGAGCGGCTCCATGTACGTGGTGATGATCAGCGCACAATCGGCAGGCTCATGGCTATTCAGCTGGATGGGCGGAGAATACGGCTATGTGCTCCCCTATGTCATCGCCGGCCTCTGCAGCCTGAGCGCCATCCCCCTGATTCTCCTTGCCCGCCGCCACTATCAATTCGGGCATGATGGAAGTTCCTCAGCGCGAAATAATGGACCTTAG
- a CDS encoding O-acetyl-ADP-ribose deacetylase, with translation MITIKLGDITSEEVDVIVNAANSGLCGGGGVDGAIHRAAGPTVLEECRRIGGCPTGRAVVTNAGRLKAKKIIHAVGPVWRGGGAGEPALLRSAYENSFSLARENGLRTIAFPAISTGVYSYPIEEATRIALAAGRKHEKDFDEIRYLCFSERDLQVYQRLRKEL, from the coding sequence ATGATCACGATAAAGCTGGGGGATATTACGAGCGAGGAAGTTGATGTTATTGTGAACGCGGCGAACTCAGGCCTGTGCGGCGGCGGCGGGGTTGACGGGGCGATCCATCGGGCTGCGGGGCCGACGGTGCTGGAGGAGTGCCGCCGGATAGGCGGATGCCCCACGGGGCGCGCGGTGGTGACGAATGCGGGGAGGCTGAAGGCGAAGAAGATCATTCACGCGGTCGGGCCGGTGTGGCGCGGCGGCGGCGCGGGCGAGCCCGCCCTTTTAAGGTCTGCATATGAAAACAGCTTTTCCCTCGCGAGGGAAAATGGTTTGAGAACCATAGCCTTCCCCGCCATCAGCACAGGCGTTTACAGCTATCCCATAGAAGAGGCGACGAGGATCGCCCTCGCCGCGGGGAGGAAACATGAAAAGGACTTTGACGAAATCCGATACCTCTGTTTTTCTGAACGCGATCTCCAGGTATATCAGCGGCTGCGGAAGGAACTATAG
- a CDS encoding PilZ domain-containing protein, translating to MGANEVEGQARRKFERLTTDLPATLTVVGGDAAGGGVISLEGRVLNLSMDGASIETYRSQESEFLRGTQRVTVEIALPAHSEPLRFSGEAVWSTEIADPMKQMTTLRFGVKILKVSPRHSAWLASYIKKELEEASS from the coding sequence ATGGGGGCGAACGAAGTTGAGGGGCAGGCTCGGAGGAAGTTCGAGCGGCTCACGACCGATCTCCCCGCAACGCTCACCGTCGTTGGGGGGGATGCCGCCGGGGGCGGTGTGATATCTCTTGAGGGGAGGGTCCTCAACCTGAGCATGGACGGGGCGAGCATCGAGACCTACCGCTCTCAGGAGAGCGAGTTCCTCCGCGGCACGCAGCGCGTCACCGTCGAGATCGCGCTCCCGGCTCATTCGGAACCGCTCAGGTTTAGCGGCGAGGCGGTGTGGAGCACGGAAATCGCTGATCCGATGAAGCAGATGACCACACTGCGTTTCGGCGTTAAAATCCTGAAGGTCTCACCCCGGCACTCGGCATGGCTCGCATCATATATCAAAAAAGAACTCGAAGAAGCCTCTTCCTGA
- the budA gene encoding acetolactate decarboxylase — MKRYFILYVLMVSEALCGCARPPRRTDVVYQVSTIDALLQGLYDGEITCGELKEHGDFGIGTFDRLDGEMVVTDGTVYQVCADGSVHIPDDNAKVPFAAMIFFRPDRTAVLKGRLDLNGLERALDALLPTENIFYAVRAEGSFTYVKTRSVPAQDKPYPPLDEAVKKQRTFEFNNAEGTLVGLRCPGYMKGINVPAYHFHFITRDRRAGGHVLECRLEDARVAIDGASEFHMVLPHSGEFYRARLGRDAQSPAERAGKAKDKKAR; from the coding sequence ATGAAACGCTATTTCATCCTCTATGTACTAATGGTTTCGGAGGCGCTCTGCGGTTGCGCCCGCCCTCCGCGTCGCACGGATGTCGTGTACCAGGTGTCCACAATTGATGCATTGCTTCAGGGGCTCTACGATGGTGAGATCACCTGCGGGGAGTTGAAGGAGCACGGTGATTTCGGCATAGGGACCTTCGATCGCCTCGACGGGGAGATGGTAGTTACCGATGGCACCGTCTACCAGGTATGCGCGGATGGGAGTGTCCACATTCCTGATGACAACGCGAAGGTGCCATTTGCTGCCATGATATTCTTCAGACCCGACAGAACGGCCGTCCTGAAGGGCAGACTGGATCTCAACGGGCTGGAGCGGGCCCTGGACGCTCTTCTGCCAACCGAGAATATTTTCTATGCGGTCAGGGCAGAGGGGAGCTTTACGTATGTCAAAACGAGGAGCGTTCCCGCCCAGGATAAGCCGTATCCACCGCTCGACGAGGCGGTCAAGAAGCAGCGCACGTTTGAGTTCAACAACGCGGAAGGCACGCTGGTGGGGTTGCGCTGCCCTGGGTATATGAAGGGGATCAATGTTCCCGCCTACCATTTCCATTTTATCACTAGGGACAGGAGGGCGGGCGGGCACGTGCTCGAGTGCCGGCTGGAGGATGCGCGGGTCGCGATTGACGGTGCTTCAGAGTTCCACATGGTGTTGCCGCACAGCGGCGAGTTCTATCGTGCGCGGCTTGGGAGGGATGCGCAATCGCCGGCGGAGCGCGCGGGAAAAGCGAAAGATAAAAAAGCGAGGTGA
- a CDS encoding HEAT repeat domain-containing protein: MSSPRTRMPPPELLRACRLRDKTVIPCLTSDLTPVRKNAAPALGRADDKKAIEPLIAALLDPDDEVRKASARSLHGLTGQRDLYDAQNASKDEAHRAWQEWWTKNQDTFTVTKMGRGMALSTRRSCKPQWTK; this comes from the coding sequence ATGTCTTCACCACGGACCCGCATGCCTCCGCCGGAGCTGCTTCGCGCATGCAGGCTCCGTGATAAAACAGTCATTCCATGTCTAACAAGCGATTTGACGCCAGTAAGAAAGAACGCCGCGCCCGCCCTGGGCAGAGCCGACGACAAGAAGGCGATCGAGCCCCTTATCGCGGCGCTGCTCGATCCCGATGATGAGGTACGGAAAGCGTCGGCACGAAGCCTCCATGGGCTGACAGGACAGCGTGATCTGTACGACGCGCAGAATGCCTCAAAAGATGAGGCGCACCGGGCATGGCAGGAGTGGTGGACGAAGAACCAGGATACATTTACCGTCACCAAAATGGGTCGAGGCATGGCGCTCTCGACGAGAAGGAGCTGCAAACCGCAATGGACGAAATGA
- a CDS encoding metallophosphoesterase family protein → MRYAIFGDIHGNTDALSAVFADIERAGADRYLCLGDVVGYGAEPEKCIAELRSRGIETVLGNHDSAAVGDTPLDYFNEYAKEAVTWTARRLSGDDTAYLKHLPVTRGYDGFAIVHSSLSSPKEWGYVIDLMSAQRCFELLTAKLCFIGHSHVPVIFQERGSISCYRARDMAVEKDARYIINVGSVGQPRDGDQRASYGIYDAAKMRFEIRRVAYDVKKAQDKIISAGLPRFLALRLGVGR, encoded by the coding sequence ATGCGCTACGCCATATTTGGCGATATCCACGGCAATACCGACGCGCTGAGCGCGGTCTTCGCCGACATTGAGCGCGCGGGCGCGGACCGCTATCTTTGCCTGGGGGATGTAGTGGGCTATGGGGCGGAGCCGGAGAAGTGTATCGCGGAGCTGCGGTCTCGCGGGATCGAGACTGTTCTGGGGAACCATGATTCTGCCGCAGTGGGCGACACGCCCCTGGACTACTTTAACGAATACGCGAAAGAGGCCGTCACCTGGACCGCGAGGAGACTGAGCGGGGATGACACGGCCTACCTCAAACATCTTCCGGTTACGAGGGGTTATGACGGTTTCGCGATCGTACATTCTTCGCTCTCCAGTCCAAAAGAGTGGGGGTACGTTATTGATCTCATGTCTGCCCAACGATGCTTTGAACTCCTCACGGCCAAACTGTGCTTTATCGGCCATTCACACGTGCCCGTCATCTTTCAGGAGAGAGGCTCAATCAGCTGTTATCGCGCGCGCGACATGGCCGTGGAGAAGGACGCCCGGTACATTATCAATGTGGGGAGCGTGGGACAGCCGAGGGACGGGGACCAACGGGCGAGCTATGGAATATACGATGCGGCGAAAATGAGGTTTGAGATCAGGCGGGTGGCCTATGATGTGAAAAAGGCCCAGGATAAGATCATTTCGGCAGGCCTGCCGAGATTCCTGGCGCTCCGCCTGGGGGTAGGACGCTGA
- the recJ gene encoding single-stranded-DNA-specific exonuclease RecJ yields the protein MLWKISDADEGAVSLLARDMSLPAPLAAILVRRGITTPSMARVFLDPRISDLHDPFLMDEMDKATERLRTARERSERILLFGDYDVDGVTATASMGKILECLGLRYAFCHPDRFAEGYGFNRRGVRLAKQSGSSLIITLDCGTESAGPIAEARAIGIDCIVIDHHLQRGDLPPATAVVNPKKECCPYPFEGLVSAAVVLKFARALVEKVPLKIPWSELLQLAALGTVADVAALREENRIITLLGLAAINRSPLPGIRALARAAGIGAGKIGAGHLAFQLGPRVNAAGRIGTPQLATQLLLESDEGTCHAIARELNRLNGERQAMEKSIVEEAVAQIEGREEIGGRTVLVVAGHKWHRGVVGIVAARILERYYRPAVVIAIENGMGHGSARSVPEFDLFRGLSQCQDLFSSFGGHTHAAGLSLPEAMIDPFRERINAVADGVLSEEDLVPKLRVDGMVRLEDITFDLLRLFEKLEPFGAGNPRPVLASKGVRLLGQPRIIGRAKNHIKLTLGPAGGSGSTFECVGWGMAGRLPAAGTDLFDVAFVPQINEWNNLQRIQLVLKDIHEGHSS from the coding sequence ATGCTGTGGAAAATCTCGGATGCGGATGAGGGCGCGGTCTCGCTGCTCGCGCGCGACATGTCACTGCCGGCGCCGCTCGCGGCCATACTCGTGCGGCGGGGGATCACCACCCCCTCCATGGCACGCGTGTTCCTCGATCCGCGCATCTCCGACCTCCACGACCCTTTCCTTATGGACGAGATGGACAAGGCGACCGAGCGCCTCCGGACCGCGCGCGAGAGGAGCGAGCGGATCCTCCTCTTCGGAGACTACGACGTGGACGGGGTTACCGCGACGGCGTCGATGGGAAAAATACTGGAATGCCTTGGCCTCCGCTATGCCTTCTGCCACCCCGACAGGTTCGCGGAGGGGTACGGTTTCAACCGCCGCGGGGTACGCCTCGCAAAACAGAGCGGCTCATCGCTCATCATCACCCTCGACTGCGGCACCGAGAGCGCCGGGCCGATCGCAGAGGCGCGCGCCATTGGCATTGATTGCATCGTGATTGACCACCACCTGCAGCGTGGGGACCTCCCGCCGGCAACCGCGGTCGTGAACCCGAAGAAAGAGTGCTGCCCCTACCCGTTCGAGGGGCTCGTCAGCGCGGCGGTCGTCCTCAAGTTCGCCCGCGCGCTCGTTGAAAAGGTCCCGCTCAAGATCCCATGGAGTGAGCTCCTCCAGCTCGCCGCCCTGGGGACCGTCGCCGATGTGGCAGCGCTCAGGGAGGAGAACCGCATCATCACCCTCCTCGGCCTTGCCGCGATCAACCGCTCTCCGCTGCCGGGCATCCGCGCGCTCGCGCGCGCGGCGGGCATCGGGGCGGGGAAAATCGGCGCCGGCCATCTCGCGTTTCAGCTCGGGCCCCGCGTGAACGCCGCCGGCCGCATCGGCACGCCGCAGCTCGCGACGCAGCTCCTGCTCGAATCGGATGAGGGCACATGTCACGCGATCGCCCGCGAGCTGAATCGCCTCAACGGCGAGCGCCAGGCCATGGAAAAATCTATCGTTGAAGAGGCGGTCGCTCAGATCGAGGGACGGGAGGAAATCGGGGGGCGCACGGTGCTGGTGGTGGCAGGGCATAAGTGGCACCGGGGCGTCGTGGGCATCGTCGCGGCGCGCATCCTTGAGCGCTACTACCGCCCTGCGGTGGTCATCGCAATCGAGAACGGGATGGGGCATGGCTCAGCCCGCAGCGTTCCGGAGTTTGACCTTTTCCGCGGACTCTCGCAGTGCCAGGATCTCTTTTCCTCATTCGGCGGCCACACCCACGCGGCTGGCCTCTCGCTTCCCGAAGCGATGATCGATCCCTTCCGTGAACGAATCAACGCGGTGGCCGACGGAGTCCTCTCCGAGGAGGATCTCGTGCCGAAGCTCAGGGTGGATGGGATGGTGCGCCTCGAAGATATCACTTTCGACCTCCTGCGCTTGTTTGAAAAACTCGAGCCCTTCGGGGCGGGCAATCCCCGCCCGGTGCTCGCCTCCAAAGGGGTTCGCCTGCTCGGCCAACCAAGAATCATCGGCCGCGCCAAGAACCATATCAAACTGACCCTCGGCCCCGCGGGGGGGAGCGGTTCGACGTTCGAATGTGTCGGATGGGGAATGGCGGGGCGCCTGCCCGCAGCGGGGACGGATCTCTTCGATGTCGCCTTTGTCCCCCAGATCAACGAGTGGAACAACCTTCAGCGCATCCAGCTCGTCCTCAAGGACATCCATGAGGGACACTCTTCATAA
- a CDS encoding VanZ family protein, with translation MARPYALLAFLWALAILIASSAPLQPRVCALFPHEDKLLHFLEFALLAAMVYKAFIHSSKMRIAWQAAVLTLLIVVPYGAALELYQWCIPYRECSLLDFLANCAGAVCAVFLAKGSDGQRKRQA, from the coding sequence ATGGCACGACCCTACGCACTGCTCGCGTTCTTGTGGGCGCTGGCGATCCTCATCGCGTCATCCGCGCCGCTCCAGCCCCGGGTGTGCGCGTTGTTCCCACACGAGGACAAGCTGCTGCATTTTCTCGAGTTCGCCCTTCTGGCGGCCATGGTGTACAAGGCGTTCATACACTCGTCGAAGATGCGCATCGCCTGGCAGGCTGCCGTATTGACGCTCCTGATCGTGGTGCCCTATGGCGCGGCGCTTGAGCTGTACCAGTGGTGTATTCCATACCGCGAGTGCAGCCTTCTCGATTTTCTCGCAAACTGCGCGGGTGCTGTGTGTGCGGTGTTTCTCGCGAAAGGATCCGATGGACAGAGAAAACGCCAAGCGTGA
- a CDS encoding glycosyltransferase family 2 protein: MDQSCRMDHGDAMNGKSLVLCPVYNEREFLEKFYARLRAHYDGAVLFVDDGSTDGSGRILRRMCDYRTLLLRHPERIGYGSALRSGFACALKNDYENIVTLDADLQHDPREIAVFLSMLVEHEVVLGSRYMRGAARADAPPERFIINRYVAGLMRELFSVMCTDPFCGFRGYRDSFLKKVRLGERGYGLGLEILIELVRTKTPFREIPVEAIYVNPQRAFLDGLDDPRRRLLYYLDVISRKRGQATLL; this comes from the coding sequence ATGGACCAATCATGCCGGATGGATCATGGCGACGCGATGAATGGGAAAAGCTTGGTGCTGTGCCCGGTATATAACGAGCGCGAGTTTCTGGAGAAGTTTTATGCGCGATTGAGAGCGCATTATGACGGGGCCGTGCTCTTTGTCGATGACGGCTCAACCGACGGTTCGGGGCGGATCCTTCGCCGGATGTGCGATTACCGGACGCTCCTGCTCAGGCATCCCGAGAGAATTGGCTACGGGTCGGCGCTGCGCAGCGGCTTTGCGTGCGCGCTCAAGAATGATTACGAGAACATAGTCACCCTCGATGCGGACCTGCAACATGATCCCAGGGAGATCGCGGTTTTCTTGAGCATGCTGGTGGAACATGAGGTGGTGCTCGGCTCCCGCTACATGAGAGGGGCGGCGCGCGCGGATGCGCCCCCCGAGAGGTTCATCATCAACAGGTACGTCGCGGGGTTGATGAGGGAACTATTTTCGGTGATGTGCACTGATCCATTCTGCGGCTTCAGGGGATACAGGGATTCATTTTTGAAGAAGGTGCGCCTGGGGGAGCGCGGCTACGGGCTGGGACTGGAGATTCTCATCGAGCTGGTGAGGACCAAAACGCCCTTCAGGGAGATACCCGTTGAGGCAATCTATGTGAATCCCCAGCGAGCCTTTCTCGACGGCCTGGATGATCCACGGCGGAGACTCCTCTACTATCTTGATGTCATATCCCGGAAAAGGGGACAGGCTACTTTATTATGA
- a CDS encoding transposase, with translation MPRVARSFQLRKSITFHVLNRGVLKQPIFHDEHDYSAFLRVLKRYISKFNTKVYHWCLMPNHYHIVMEMVTPEVISKFIGGIQQSYAMKYHRRYKTAGRLFQSRFKSQAIDKELYLLACGRYVERNPLRAGLCQNACEWPWSSARFYAMAKLDSVTSPNPGLKEKSPEQYIEWLSQECYSEEEILRSSKEVIGSHRFQNELLRKHGRLIQHRRGRKRNN, from the coding sequence ATGCCTCGAGTAGCACGAAGTTTTCAGCTTCGAAAATCCATTACATTCCATGTGCTCAATCGTGGCGTACTGAAACAACCTATTTTCCACGATGAACATGATTATTCAGCATTTCTAAGGGTATTAAAACGCTACATCAGCAAATTTAATACCAAAGTATACCACTGGTGTCTGATGCCCAATCATTATCATATCGTTATGGAGATGGTAACGCCGGAGGTGATATCTAAATTCATTGGCGGCATTCAGCAATCGTATGCAATGAAATATCACCGACGATACAAAACAGCAGGACGTCTTTTCCAGAGCAGATTCAAAAGCCAGGCAATTGACAAAGAATTGTATTTACTTGCTTGCGGCAGGTATGTTGAACGGAATCCGCTAAGGGCAGGTTTATGCCAGAATGCATGCGAATGGCCTTGGTCAAGTGCAAGATTCTATGCCATGGCCAAGTTAGATTCTGTCACCTCGCCAAATCCCGGTTTAAAAGAAAAATCGCCAGAGCAATATATTGAGTGGCTAAGCCAAGAGTGCTATTCAGAGGAAGAAATATTGAGAAGTAGCAAGGAAGTAATTGGTTCGCATAGATTTCAAAATGAGCTACTGCGGAAGCACGGCCGCTTAATACAACATAGGCGGGGAAGAAAACGAAATAATTAG
- a CDS encoding DUF362 domain-containing protein, with product MALGANGYARSAGQARNAVMKSVALVRGDDRRENVRRALHLIRDDLAPLRSKKNILIKPNLTATRVWHANTHADSVRGLLDFCAAYMDDFPEKTFTILEGSGSAYYEHCSTHDVFAAFGYRELAREYPNLKLIALEDCPEFIEIEVRSIAGRERVGLAAIVRDFDYKISINLPKTHNYAIATLGIKNMMGLLWQRDKSMIHGLRTPSAPRAPSLFSLIPTAWIARTRRRAPWVVNALLRHSVAYLEAVRVIHHNVVSVTRHTWPDLVVIDAWEGMEGDGPVDGERVELRAAVASADALKADGVGARLMGFDPREIGYLYYLHREGWGDYSLEGLRGEPVSGVARQFKRHPTYAVQKLWGQDTRA from the coding sequence GTGGCGCTGGGGGCCAACGGATATGCCCGGTCGGCGGGGCAGGCACGGAACGCAGTGATGAAATCGGTTGCGCTGGTGAGAGGCGATGACAGGCGTGAGAATGTGCGGCGCGCGCTCCACCTGATCAGGGATGACCTTGCCCCCCTCAGGTCAAAAAAGAACATACTCATCAAGCCGAATCTCACGGCGACGAGGGTGTGGCACGCGAACACCCACGCCGACTCCGTCCGCGGGCTCCTCGATTTCTGCGCAGCCTACATGGATGATTTTCCAGAGAAGACATTCACTATCCTGGAGGGGAGCGGGAGCGCCTACTACGAGCACTGTTCAACGCATGATGTGTTTGCGGCGTTCGGCTACCGGGAGCTGGCGCGGGAGTATCCCAATCTCAAGCTCATCGCGCTTGAGGATTGCCCTGAGTTCATTGAGATTGAGGTCCGTTCAATCGCCGGCAGGGAGCGGGTGGGGCTCGCGGCCATCGTGCGCGATTTCGATTACAAGATTTCGATCAACCTCCCGAAGACGCACAACTATGCGATCGCCACGCTCGGAATAAAAAATATGATGGGGCTGCTGTGGCAGCGTGACAAATCTATGATTCACGGCCTCCGAACGCCGAGCGCTCCGCGTGCGCCCTCGCTCTTCAGCCTGATCCCCACCGCGTGGATCGCCCGGACGAGGCGCAGGGCCCCATGGGTCGTGAACGCGCTCCTCAGGCACTCGGTCGCGTACCTGGAGGCGGTGCGGGTGATCCATCATAACGTCGTGAGCGTCACGAGGCACACGTGGCCGGACCTCGTGGTGATTGACGCGTGGGAGGGGATGGAGGGAGACGGTCCCGTTGACGGGGAGCGGGTTGAGCTGAGGGCCGCCGTGGCTTCGGCGGACGCCCTGAAAGCGGACGGCGTCGGCGCGCGGCTCATGGGATTCGATCCCAGGGAGATCGGGTACCTGTATTATCTGCATAGGGAAGGGTGGGGCGATTACAGCCTGGAAGGGCTGAGGGGCGAGCCGGTCTCCGGTGTCGCGAGACAGTTCAAGCGCCATCCTACCTACGCGGTCCAGAAGCTGTGGGGACAGGACACGCGTGCATGA